AGCGCACCGGCACGCAGGTGACCGAGCAGCCGGACGGCTCGCTGAAGCTGAACGTGCCGAGCTCGGTGACGTTCGCGACCGACCAGTACGCGATCACGCCGGCGTTCGCCCCGCTGCTCAACGATCTGTCCGCGTCGCTGAACCAGAACCCGCAGATCACCGCCTCGGTGGTCGGCTATACCGACAGCACCGGCTCGGCCGCGCACAACCAGACGCTCTCGCAGAACCGCGCGCAGAGCGTGGTCACCGCGCTGGTGCAGCGCGGCGTAGCGGGCGGCCGTCTGTCGGCGCAGGGCATGGGCGCCTCGAACCCGGTGGCCGACAACGCCACCGACGCCGGCCGCGCCCAGAACCGCCGCGTCGAGATCTACCTGCGCGCGCCGCAGCAGCCGCAGCAGTAACGCGACGCGACCGGAGGGCGGGCTCGCGTCGATCGCGCGCAGGCCCGCCAGGCAAGCTTTCCCGGGTATCGGCACCAGATTCGAAAATTTTTTCGAACTTATTGAGCAGGCCTGGGTCTTTCCTTACGGTACGCGGTGGAATGAACGCCGCCGCGGCACCATTCTCCTCTTGTCGTTGTTGCTCCGGGGCACCAGTCGCCCCGGTTTTTTTTACCCGGATTCGTCCTGCTGCATCGCAGCAATCCGTCCGTCCCCGCCGCACGACGCCCCTCTCTCCCGCTTTTACCGCGAAAGGCCGCAACGGCGGCGCGCCTCGATGCCTCGCGAGCGCATATCGAAAGCACATTGAAAGATTGTTGCGAAGCGCGATGCCGTTTCGCCGCAATCACCGCGAAGCGACCCGAATCTGCCTGAAAAACCGCCGAAACGGCCCGCAAACGCCTCGCTTGCCGCGACGCCGGGAGCACTCGCGCACCGCCTGCTAGAATCTCGAATTCCGACGCACTCCCCCCGACCCGAGCCGCGACTTGCGCGGCCTTCCCTGACGACCCTATGTCCGCATCCGATCTCAATACCGTGCAGGCCGGCGCGCCCTCGAGCCGCCGCCAGATCTTCGTCACCTCCGCACTGCCCTACGCGAACGGGCAAATCCACATCGGCCACCTGGTCGAGTACATCCAGACCGACATCTGGGTGCGGACGCTGCGAATGCACGGCCACGAGGTCTACTACATTGGCGCCGACGACACGCACGGCACGCCGATCATGCTGCGCGCCGAACAGGAAGGCATCACGCCGAAGCAGCTGATCGAGCGCGTCTGGCGCGAGCACAAGCGCGACTTCGACAGCTACGCGATCTCGTTCGACAACTTCTACACGACGGACTCCGACGAGAACCGCGTGCTGAGCGAGAACATCTACCTGGCGCTGAAGGACGCCGGCCTGATCGCCGAGCGCGACATCGAACAGGCTTACGACCCCGTCAAGGAAATGTTCCTGCCGGACCGCTTCATCAAGGGCGAGTGCCCGAAGTGCCACGCGAAGGACCAGTACGGCGACAGCTGCGAGGTGTGCGGCTCGACCTACCAGCCCACCGAGCTGCTGAACCCGTACTCGGTGGTGTCGGGCGCCACGCCGATCCGCAAGACGTCGACGCACCACTTCTTCAAGCTGTCCGATCCGCGCTGCGAGAACTTCCTGCGCGGCTGGGTGGGTGGCCTCGCGCAGCCCGAGGCCACCAACAAGATGCGCGAATGGCTCGGCGAGGCCGGCGACGCGAAGCTGGCCGACTGGGACATCTCGCGCGACGCGCCGTATTTCGGCTTCGAGATCCCGGGCGCGCCCGGCAAGTACTTCTACGTCTGGCTCGACGCGCCGGTGGGCTACTACGCGAGCTTCAAGAACCACTGCGAGAAGCTCGGGCTCGACTTCGACGCCTGGACGCGTCCCGGCTCGACGGCCGAGCAGTACCACTTCATCGGCAAGGACATCCTCTACTTCCACACGCTGTTCTGGCCCGC
The genomic region above belongs to Burkholderia plantarii and contains:
- a CDS encoding OmpA family protein — its product is MNTKIATRLSVFAIAGTLLAGCATQQGNNAAVGTGAGAALGAGIGALAGGGKGAAIGAGIGALAGGVTGYNWQAIKNRIAPSAQRTGTQVTEQPDGSLKLNVPSSVTFATDQYAITPAFAPLLNDLSASLNQNPQITASVVGYTDSTGSAAHNQTLSQNRAQSVVTALVQRGVAGGRLSAQGMGASNPVADNATDAGRAQNRRVEIYLRAPQQPQQ